The DNA window TTGGTAATCAGTCAGAATAAAACCCTGAAAAGTAGCGATGGCCACACATGGCACCAGGGATAAAACACTGCTACCTCCTGGCCTTCTAAGAGCTTTATCCTGCTTTAATTGGTGAGACACCAGGGCGCTACCCCTGCTTACTTCCGGTCCGCTCAGTTTTGGTATTGACTGCCCAGGTGCAGCCCAGCCGACTGTATACCGGTCTTTCCTCCCGCCTGCGGTGCAGCTCGCTTGAGCACGTCTCAGTGTATGGTTATGCCGCTGGAGTCTTTTCTTTCTCGGATTCCGCCAGAGCAATGAGGCGCTCGTCCAGCTCACGTCGATAGCTCTGCATGTAGTCCAGCTGGCTATTCAGGCGGCTCTGTTCAAGAGCATCAAGGTCAAGAAAGCGATCCATGCCGATGAATGCCACCAGCTTTTGAATGCGGTCAATTAACTGTGTCCGTTCAGCTTTAATGCGCTGGTGGAATGGCGGCAAACCAGTTACGTCGCCCACCAGCAGATGCGTGTTTTCAAAAAGCTCGCGGGGAACCCAACTGACGTGGCCGGTGAAGTCTGGCGTATTGGATGGTCCCTGCGAGTTAACAACAAGATAGCCTTCGTCCGCGCCGTTCTCGTTAGATGGCAACACCCAGCCACGAAACTCGTTATATGTTGCGCGTGTCGCCGGGGTGGCGCTGGCGTAGATCGTGCCTACATAAAGCGGCATTGCTAACACTGGTATGGTCATGTTGGTCATCCTATGGATAAAAAAAAGGGCCACAGATGGCCCGAACATTACGGAGTCGCGGTCGCCACACCTTTGTGTGGCTATAAAATCTGTTGGTGGCCCCTGCCGGATTCGAACCGGCGACTCCGCCCTTATGAGGGGCTTACTCTCACCGCTGAGTTAAGGGGCCTAAGTGGTGCATGGGGCAGGATTCGAACCTGCGATGACCTGACTGAACAGGAGTTAACTAACTGCGTTCGACCGCCTCCGCCACCCATGCATTGTTCTATCGTTTCTTTTTGGGCTTTCGCAGCTGCTTGACGGTAGCTACCAGGCCTTCACTGATCACCAGAAGGAAAATTAGCGCCCACCAGGGATTTCTATCCATAAAATCAAATATCGTCATTGGTAAGCCCTGCATGAGTACGCGATCGCGCGGGAGTGATTTGTGGAGGCCGGTGATGATCTCCAGCTTGCCTGATCAAAAGCACTGATTAGATCGGTATCCCCTCTGCTCATTACATGGCGGGATTTCGCGCGCATCAGCCTGCGCATTCACCACAATCAAAAAGAGCGGCCCACCTACACCATGTTTTGCCCAGCCCGATTGGGATTCGGTTTTTGGTGCTGGTCGTAGATTACAGTTTTGCACGCCCGCGCTCTTTGATTGTGGTGCTGTCTCTCCAGCTGTCACGGCATCTGCCTTCCGTCCTCGGCACACGTTACCGGGTGAGCGCCGAATACGACTACTATTCGTCACGATCCCTCGGGTTGTGTTGGTTTTGTGGTGCCGGGTGCCTCCCGGTGTTCATTGGCTGGCCTTCCACCGTGAACGGGTTCCT is part of the Leclercia adecarboxylata genome and encodes:
- a CDS encoding crAss001_48 related protein — encoded protein: MTIPVLAMPLYVGTIYASATPATRATYNEFRGWVLPSNENGADEGYLVVNSQGPSNTPDFTGHVSWVPRELFENTHLLVGDVTGLPPFHQRIKAERTQLIDRIQKLVAFIGMDRFLDLDALEQSRLNSQLDYMQSYRRELDERLIALAESEKEKTPAA